The following are encoded together in the Theileria orientalis strain Shintoku DNA, chromosome 1, complete genome genome:
- a CDS encoding uncharacterized protein (pleckstrin-like domain containing protein) — protein MVGVVSDTIGLSKLNLDTNVNGQELPFFFNNPDETGTKVPQLTEAVIHSFGKILDIFEEPLKLRDPEFDHSHSAPCEKSASSKENTVKPELGENGFRKPLFNLEYLGKRTRQYYDKLESHQVPPPIEVNSEMLKVSASPCPENIHLCGKCFVSLASVRCDTCMVYFCGLCANNVHSDGVDLSISLNKQASYPEYEWCESHPKQEVKYACVTCHFTPVCGLCASEVHKAPGSNHKVIEIELAVTEVKEFLNDCLSGLVDRHNGLSPVLPELDQLSHMAELSVSSSTRSLRCALQGVFDALKTKQMMIDGEINILQQLGSSNLNRLSNVSTNYNKYLLSKIEQLKRLSNLKDPGLALNLYVELRQGFEQLLYHYEDIPDLALEIPHWQLNTGNLPNLLADVEYRINSRSEELNDLCTLIVEQANTAGSSVEYVLSSDFTYDDEPELFAVEHPVEEDPTDMTELRGVFTRKDYVHRIPCKRAVTLREHFLYVYTSDSHFEGSSVESKIDLSAVTVKSLDEEELTEVAKLVRIGSPNGFELIERKGGKMRFWIFTTESRNLALLWTSKLKKIASEHFKINLSHFNIDKNFVLPVPPKLPQQFKTNKMHENEAVRAGALRLNFPQDRNQTQYVEPTPDFKHISEALRNIRDNSSLLYDKCFSKRNELSPKNVEPMKNKLELVESSEHNAELPDTASEHSSIISAGRYELPTPRIEERVISIKREPLSFRCVDLPEFEYSPKITSPKSIHKYFEEISKS, from the exons GAGTTACCCTTTTTTTTCAACAACCCGGATGAGACCGGGACTAAAGTGCCGCAACTCACTGAGGCGGTAATCCACTCGTTTGGAAAAATTTTGGACATTTTTGAGGAGCCACTCAAGTTGCGAGATCCAGAGTTCGATCACTCTCACTCGGCGCCATGTGAAAAGTCAGCGTCCTCCAAGGAGAACACCGTGAAACCAGAGTTAGGTGAAAATGGATTTAGGAAGCCACTATTTAATCTGGAATACCTGGGGAAGAGGACGAGGCAGTACTACGACAAGCTGGAATCACACCAGGTGCCGCCGCCGATCGAAGTGAACAGCGAGATGCTGAAAGTGTCGGCGTCGCCGTGCCCGGAGAACATACACCTGTGCGGAAAGTGTTTTGTGTCCCTGGCCTCGGTTCGCTGCGACACATGCATGGTCTACTTCTGCGGCTTGTGCGCGAACAACGTGCACTCTGAC GGCGTGGACCTGAGCATATCCCTAAACAAGCAGGCAAGCTACCCCGAGTACGAGTGGTGCGAGTCGCACCCGAAACAGGAGGTGAAGTACGCCTGCGTGACGTGCCACTTCACGCCAGTGTGCGGGCTCTGCGCATCGGAAGTCCACAAGGCGCCTGGCAGCAACCACAAGGTCATCGAGATAGAGCTCGCTGTGACTGAAGTGAAGGAGTTTTTGAATGATTGCCTGTCGGGGCTGGTGGATCGGCATAATGGACTCTCGCCGGTCCTCCCGGAGCTCGACCAACTGTCCCACATGGCCGAATTGTCAGTGAGCTCTTCAACTCGTTCCCTGAGGTGCGCGCTGCAGGGCGTGTTCGACGCACTTAAGACGAAGCAGATGATGATTGACGGAGAAATAAACATCCTTCAGCAACTGGGCTCCAGCAACCTGAATCGCCTCTCGAACGTGAGCACCAACTACAACAAATACCTCCTGAGCAAGATTGAGCAGCTCAAGAGGTTgtcgaacctgaaggaccCTGGCCTGGCGCTGAACTTGTACGTAGAGTTGCGCCAGGGCTTTGAGCAGCTGCTGTACCACTACGAGGACATTCCGGACCTTGCGCTTGAAATCCCGCACTGGCAACTGAACACAGGGAACCTTCCGAACCTCTTGGCAGACGTGGAGTACAGGATAAACAGCAGGTCCGAAGAGCTGAACGACCTGTGCACCCTGATAGTAGAGCAGGCGAACACCGCAGGCTCTTCGGTGGAGTACGTGCTGAGTTCAGACTTCACGTACGACGATGAGCCAGAGCTCTTCGCAGTCGAGCATCCGGTGGAAGAAGATCCCACTGACATGACCGAGCTGAGGGGAGTGTTCACAAGAAAGGACTATGTGCACAGAATCCCCTGCAAAAGGGCCGTCACGCTGAGGGAGCACTTCCTGTACGTCTACACCTCTGACTCCCACTTCGAAGGCTCGTCAGTGGAGTCCAAAATTGATTTGAGTGCAGTGACAGTCAAGTCCTTAGACGAGGAGGAACTGACTGAAGTTGCGAAGCTAGTTAGAATAGGCTCGCCGAACGGGTTTGAACTAATTGAGAGAAAGGGAGGCAAGATGAGGTTCTGGATTTTCACGACTGAATCCAGGAACCTGGCGCTGTTATGGACCTCGAAACTGAAGAAGATAGCGTCTGAACACTTCAAGATTAACCTTTCCCACTTTAACATCGACAAGAACTTCGTGCTCCCAGTACCGCCAAAACTACCTCAGCAATTTAAGACAAACAAGATGCACGAGAACGAAGCAGTGAGAGCAGGGGCGTTGAGATTGAACTTCCCTCAGGACAGAAACCAGACGCAGTACGTGGAGCCGACGCCGGACTTCAAGCACATATCAGAGGCGCTGAGAAACATAAGGGACAACTCCTCACTGCTGTACGACAAATGTTTTTCAAAGAGGAACGAACTATCGCCAAAAAATGTAGAACCcatgaaaaacaaattggAACTAGTAGAAAGCTCAGAACACAATGCAGAGCTGCCCGATACAGCGTCGGAGCATTCAAGTATAATATCGGCAGGAAGATACGAGCTGCCGACCCCGAGAATCGAAGAAAGGGTAATAAGCATCAAGAGGGAGCCACTGTCATTCAGATGTGTGGACCTTCCAGAGTTTGAATACTCACCTAAGATAACCTCACCAAAATCGATTCATAAATACTTCGAAGAGATCTCTAAAAGCTAA